The proteins below are encoded in one region of Zootoca vivipara chromosome 10, rZooViv1.1, whole genome shotgun sequence:
- the CCDC38 gene encoding coiled-coil domain-containing protein 38 isoform X2, with protein MEMASTQCLGSTVNIDGKPKSPFKAMDAEIYLFRDIECTEKEKVRAVQHDLKVHEKSTFSSRARCRKALKKLEEAIERETKQEIERETSALDWTLAFAKCIQSDKQSITDYISEQKELFLLEYAVKTKQRTISKLEEMVSEEERRAKLAETKLEEDAVAFDEFLKENDRRSVEALKIATQEAKAKMEVTMEVKSAMNELFSLKSEIVNSEDELRLSLSYEAFLLSVSPKEWQDQQIIKKKLLKKDKRDISKSLMSFPSREKSKMVSTSLILRQKINKWSHVKGQQYPKKTLPSQSTSVVFSETDAKKDHQKSQGGDYRFFKRASRVSLGKRFSMEGRKKSVASCSSEKSIASSDASSDFSLEDLDSDEEPEIYFKDPDELLQLYRHLEEQNLSLFQNIQDLSGTLEDARQREHAIVQEMEKGINEIVNQKKALIAARIKEEQKSAELELKIKVFSSGDYNPTSMDKTLNTLKKKITEVYRACCGTIEVASMTSFQMLKAIEIRVSELCEMLEILPPEYLETVEVMEKLRAKQRRQRVREDKLKELKRIQEERLKHALERAIAVPKTRVGRKLVFRSQPPEAKQKGVQVEDLTTKSEDDYFFS; from the exons ATGGAGATGGCTTCAACACAGTGTTTGGGATCAACAGTTAATATTG ATGGCAAACCAAAGAGCCCTTTCAAAGCCATGGATGCGGAAATATATCTTTTTAGAGATATTGAgtgcacagaaaaagaaaag GTTAGAGCAGTTCAACACGATCTGAAGGTGCATGAAAAGAGCACATTTTCATCAAGAGCTAGGTGTCGAAAGGCTCTCAAAAAGCTGGAAGAAGCCattgaaagagaaacaaaacaagaaatagagagagagacttctgctCTGGACTGGACTCTTGCTTTTGCAAAGT GTATTCAGAGTGATAAGCAGTCTATAACAGATTACATCAGTGAACAGAAAGAGTTGTTTCTACTGGAG TATGCGGTTAAAACTAAACAACGCACCATATCCAAGCTGGAGGAAATGGTAtcagaggaagagaggagggcCAAACTCGCCGAAACAAAATTAGAAGAAGATGCAGTTGCATTTGATGAGTTTCTCAAAGAAAACGACAGACGTTCTGTTGAGGCTCTTAAAAT TGCAACTCAGGAAGCAAAAGCTAAAATGGAGGTGACAATGGAAGTGAAGTCAGCAATGAATGAGCTGTTCTCTCTTAAAAG TGAAATTGTAAACAGTGAAGATGAACTGAGACTGTCTTTATCGTACGAAGCTTTTTTGTTGAGTGTATCTCCTAAAGAGTGGCAAGACCAACAGATTATAAAAAAGAAGCTATTGAAAAAGGATAAAAGAGACATTTCAAAGTCTTTGATGTCTTTTCCTTCTCGTGAGAAAAGCAAGATGGTGTCTACTTCTTTAATATTACGCCAAAAAATAA ACAAATGGTCACATGTCAAAGGGCAACAATATCCCAAGAAAACGCTACCTTCACAATCAACGTCAGTAGTTTTTTCTGAAACTGATGCGAAGAAAGACCATCAGAAAAGCCAAG GAGGCGACTACAGGTTTTTTAAGAGGGCATCAAGAGTatcgctgggcaaaagattctcaATGGAAGGGAGGAAAAAATCGGTAGCAAG CTGTTCAAGTGAAAAAAGTATCGCCTCTTCAGACGCCTCTTCAGATTTTTCGCTTGAAGATCTAGACAGTGACGAG GAACCAGAGATATATTTCAAAGATCCGGATGAGTTGCTTCAGCTGTACAGGCATCTTGAGGAACAAAATCTATCACTGTTTCAAAATATTCAAGATCTCAGTGGAACACTAGAAGACGCACGGCAGAGAGAACACGCCATTGTTCAGGAAAT GGAAAAAGGGATAAATGAGATAGTAAATCAGAAAAAAGCCCTTATAGCTGCTCGCATCAAAGAAGAACAGAAAAGTGCTGAACTGGAATTAAAAATCAAAGTGTTTTCTTCCGGAGACTATAATCCAACATCCATG GATAAAACGCTGAATACacttaagaaaaaaataacagagGTGTATAGGGCTTGCTGTGGAACGATTGAAGTAGCCAGCATGACCTCCTTTCAAATGCTGAAAGCAATAGAAATCAGAGTTTCAGAACTGTGTGAGATGTTGGAAATACTTCCACCGGAATACCTTGAGACGGTTGAAGTTATGGAGAAACTCCGAGCAAAACAAAGACGGCAGAG GGTTCGTGAAGATAAATTGAAAGAATTGAAGAGAATCCAGGAAGAACGGCTGAAGCATGCTCTGGAAAGAGCAATTGCAGTACCAAAGACAAGG GTGGGAAGAAAACTGGTTTTCCGCTCCCAGCCTCCAGAAGCTAAACAAAAAGGAGTACAAGTTGAAGATTTAACTACAAAAAGTGAAGATGATTACTTTTTCAGTTGA
- the CCDC38 gene encoding coiled-coil domain-containing protein 38 isoform X1 produces MEMASTQCLGSTVNIDGKPKSPFKAMDAEIYLFRDIECTEKEKVRAVQHDLKVHEKSTFSSRARCRKALKKLEEAIERETKQEIERETSALDWTLAFAKCIQSDKQSITDYISEQKELFLLEYAVKTKQRTISKLEEMVSEEERRAKLAETKLEEDAVAFDEFLKENDRRSVEALKIATQEAKAKMEVTMEVKSAMNELFSLKSEIVNSEDELRLSLSYEAFLLSVSPKEWQDQQIIKKKLLKKDKRDISKSLMSFPSREKSKMVSTSLILRQKINKWSHVKGQQYPKKTLPSQSTSVVFSETDAKKDHQKSQGGDYRFFKRASRVSLGKRFSMEGRKKSVASCSSEKSIASSDASSDFSLEDLDSDEEPEIYFKDPDELLQLYRHLEEQNLSLFQNIQDLSGTLEDARQREHAIVQEILFYREKGINEIVNQKKALIAARIKEEQKSAELELKIKVFSSGDYNPTSMDKTLNTLKKKITEVYRACCGTIEVASMTSFQMLKAIEIRVSELCEMLEILPPEYLETVEVMEKLRAKQRRQRVREDKLKELKRIQEERLKHALERAIAVPKTRVGRKLVFRSQPPEAKQKGVQVEDLTTKSEDDYFFS; encoded by the exons ATGGAGATGGCTTCAACACAGTGTTTGGGATCAACAGTTAATATTG ATGGCAAACCAAAGAGCCCTTTCAAAGCCATGGATGCGGAAATATATCTTTTTAGAGATATTGAgtgcacagaaaaagaaaag GTTAGAGCAGTTCAACACGATCTGAAGGTGCATGAAAAGAGCACATTTTCATCAAGAGCTAGGTGTCGAAAGGCTCTCAAAAAGCTGGAAGAAGCCattgaaagagaaacaaaacaagaaatagagagagagacttctgctCTGGACTGGACTCTTGCTTTTGCAAAGT GTATTCAGAGTGATAAGCAGTCTATAACAGATTACATCAGTGAACAGAAAGAGTTGTTTCTACTGGAG TATGCGGTTAAAACTAAACAACGCACCATATCCAAGCTGGAGGAAATGGTAtcagaggaagagaggagggcCAAACTCGCCGAAACAAAATTAGAAGAAGATGCAGTTGCATTTGATGAGTTTCTCAAAGAAAACGACAGACGTTCTGTTGAGGCTCTTAAAAT TGCAACTCAGGAAGCAAAAGCTAAAATGGAGGTGACAATGGAAGTGAAGTCAGCAATGAATGAGCTGTTCTCTCTTAAAAG TGAAATTGTAAACAGTGAAGATGAACTGAGACTGTCTTTATCGTACGAAGCTTTTTTGTTGAGTGTATCTCCTAAAGAGTGGCAAGACCAACAGATTATAAAAAAGAAGCTATTGAAAAAGGATAAAAGAGACATTTCAAAGTCTTTGATGTCTTTTCCTTCTCGTGAGAAAAGCAAGATGGTGTCTACTTCTTTAATATTACGCCAAAAAATAA ACAAATGGTCACATGTCAAAGGGCAACAATATCCCAAGAAAACGCTACCTTCACAATCAACGTCAGTAGTTTTTTCTGAAACTGATGCGAAGAAAGACCATCAGAAAAGCCAAG GAGGCGACTACAGGTTTTTTAAGAGGGCATCAAGAGTatcgctgggcaaaagattctcaATGGAAGGGAGGAAAAAATCGGTAGCAAG CTGTTCAAGTGAAAAAAGTATCGCCTCTTCAGACGCCTCTTCAGATTTTTCGCTTGAAGATCTAGACAGTGACGAG GAACCAGAGATATATTTCAAAGATCCGGATGAGTTGCTTCAGCTGTACAGGCATCTTGAGGAACAAAATCTATCACTGTTTCAAAATATTCAAGATCTCAGTGGAACACTAGAAGACGCACGGCAGAGAGAACACGCCATTGTTCAGGAAAT CCTTTTTTATAGGGAAAAAGGGATAAATGAGATAGTAAATCAGAAAAAAGCCCTTATAGCTGCTCGCATCAAAGAAGAACAGAAAAGTGCTGAACTGGAATTAAAAATCAAAGTGTTTTCTTCCGGAGACTATAATCCAACATCCATG GATAAAACGCTGAATACacttaagaaaaaaataacagagGTGTATAGGGCTTGCTGTGGAACGATTGAAGTAGCCAGCATGACCTCCTTTCAAATGCTGAAAGCAATAGAAATCAGAGTTTCAGAACTGTGTGAGATGTTGGAAATACTTCCACCGGAATACCTTGAGACGGTTGAAGTTATGGAGAAACTCCGAGCAAAACAAAGACGGCAGAG GGTTCGTGAAGATAAATTGAAAGAATTGAAGAGAATCCAGGAAGAACGGCTGAAGCATGCTCTGGAAAGAGCAATTGCAGTACCAAAGACAAGG GTGGGAAGAAAACTGGTTTTCCGCTCCCAGCCTCCAGAAGCTAAACAAAAAGGAGTACAAGTTGAAGATTTAACTACAAAAAGTGAAGATGATTACTTTTTCAGTTGA
- the CCDC38 gene encoding coiled-coil domain-containing protein 38 isoform X3 has protein sequence MSGGMVILQILFIIEYALSLFKPTNCRGLKMESNNSNCLKGIQSDKQSITDYISEQKELFLLEYAVKTKQRTISKLEEMVSEEERRAKLAETKLEEDAVAFDEFLKENDRRSVEALKIATQEAKAKMEVTMEVKSAMNELFSLKSEIVNSEDELRLSLSYEAFLLSVSPKEWQDQQIIKKKLLKKDKRDISKSLMSFPSREKSKMVSTSLILRQKINKWSHVKGQQYPKKTLPSQSTSVVFSETDAKKDHQKSQGGDYRFFKRASRVSLGKRFSMEGRKKSVASCSSEKSIASSDASSDFSLEDLDSDEEPEIYFKDPDELLQLYRHLEEQNLSLFQNIQDLSGTLEDARQREHAIVQEILFYREKGINEIVNQKKALIAARIKEEQKSAELELKIKVFSSGDYNPTSMDKTLNTLKKKITEVYRACCGTIEVASMTSFQMLKAIEIRVSELCEMLEILPPEYLETVEVMEKLRAKQRRQRVREDKLKELKRIQEERLKHALERAIAVPKTRVGRKLVFRSQPPEAKQKGVQVEDLTTKSEDDYFFS, from the exons ATGTCTGGAGGGATGGTTATACTTCAAATATTGTTTATAATTGAGTACGCATTAAGTTTATTTAAACCTACAAATTGCAGAGGTTTGAAGATGGAATCTAACAATTCTAACTGTCTTAAAGGTATTCAGAGTGATAAGCAGTCTATAACAGATTACATCAGTGAACAGAAAGAGTTGTTTCTACTGGAG TATGCGGTTAAAACTAAACAACGCACCATATCCAAGCTGGAGGAAATGGTAtcagaggaagagaggagggcCAAACTCGCCGAAACAAAATTAGAAGAAGATGCAGTTGCATTTGATGAGTTTCTCAAAGAAAACGACAGACGTTCTGTTGAGGCTCTTAAAAT TGCAACTCAGGAAGCAAAAGCTAAAATGGAGGTGACAATGGAAGTGAAGTCAGCAATGAATGAGCTGTTCTCTCTTAAAAG TGAAATTGTAAACAGTGAAGATGAACTGAGACTGTCTTTATCGTACGAAGCTTTTTTGTTGAGTGTATCTCCTAAAGAGTGGCAAGACCAACAGATTATAAAAAAGAAGCTATTGAAAAAGGATAAAAGAGACATTTCAAAGTCTTTGATGTCTTTTCCTTCTCGTGAGAAAAGCAAGATGGTGTCTACTTCTTTAATATTACGCCAAAAAATAA ACAAATGGTCACATGTCAAAGGGCAACAATATCCCAAGAAAACGCTACCTTCACAATCAACGTCAGTAGTTTTTTCTGAAACTGATGCGAAGAAAGACCATCAGAAAAGCCAAG GAGGCGACTACAGGTTTTTTAAGAGGGCATCAAGAGTatcgctgggcaaaagattctcaATGGAAGGGAGGAAAAAATCGGTAGCAAG CTGTTCAAGTGAAAAAAGTATCGCCTCTTCAGACGCCTCTTCAGATTTTTCGCTTGAAGATCTAGACAGTGACGAG GAACCAGAGATATATTTCAAAGATCCGGATGAGTTGCTTCAGCTGTACAGGCATCTTGAGGAACAAAATCTATCACTGTTTCAAAATATTCAAGATCTCAGTGGAACACTAGAAGACGCACGGCAGAGAGAACACGCCATTGTTCAGGAAAT CCTTTTTTATAGGGAAAAAGGGATAAATGAGATAGTAAATCAGAAAAAAGCCCTTATAGCTGCTCGCATCAAAGAAGAACAGAAAAGTGCTGAACTGGAATTAAAAATCAAAGTGTTTTCTTCCGGAGACTATAATCCAACATCCATG GATAAAACGCTGAATACacttaagaaaaaaataacagagGTGTATAGGGCTTGCTGTGGAACGATTGAAGTAGCCAGCATGACCTCCTTTCAAATGCTGAAAGCAATAGAAATCAGAGTTTCAGAACTGTGTGAGATGTTGGAAATACTTCCACCGGAATACCTTGAGACGGTTGAAGTTATGGAGAAACTCCGAGCAAAACAAAGACGGCAGAG GGTTCGTGAAGATAAATTGAAAGAATTGAAGAGAATCCAGGAAGAACGGCTGAAGCATGCTCTGGAAAGAGCAATTGCAGTACCAAAGACAAGG GTGGGAAGAAAACTGGTTTTCCGCTCCCAGCCTCCAGAAGCTAAACAAAAAGGAGTACAAGTTGAAGATTTAACTACAAAAAGTGAAGATGATTACTTTTTCAGTTGA
- the AMDHD1 gene encoding probable imidazolonepropionase isoform X1 — MAGEYKLLLEGAQQLVLVCTKGEKYLLEAGMQHLAVLENGSVVIGKDGCIQAAGDSRAIRKQFSGASFEKVIDCSGKCILPGLVDAHTHPVWAGDRVHEFVMKLAGASYMDIHEAGGGIHFTVEHTRNALEDELFSSFRHRLLRMLRAGSTLVECKSGYGLNLETEVKMLRVIERARRELDIGISSTYCGAHSVPKGKSAIEATDDIVSIHLPKLKQLELNGEIHIDNIDVFCEKGVFDLPSTRRILQAGKDLGLQINFHGDELHPMKSAELGAELGAQAVSHLEEISDEGIAAMAQAKCAAVLLPTTAYILRLKQPQARKMLKEGVIVALGSDFNPNAYCCSMLMVMHLACVNMKMSMKEALAAATINAAYALGKSHMHGSIETGKQGDLIIINSPRWEHLIYQFGGHQELIEYVIVKGKVVYKNDNVLGY, encoded by the exons ATGGCTGGTGAGTACAAGCTCCTGCTTGAAGGCGCCCAACAGCTGGTGCTTGTCTGCACCAAAGGTGAGAAATACCTCCTGGAAGCTGGCATGCAACATCTGGCCGTGTTGGAAAACGGCAGCGTGGTGATTGGCAA AGACGGTTGTATACAGGCTGCGGGCGACTCAAGAGCCATTCGCAAGCAATTTTCAGGAGCATCTTTTGAAAAAGTCATTGATTGTTCAGGAAAATGCATCTTACCAG gtctggtagatgcacacacacatcctgtATGGGCTGGTGACAGAGTTCATGAGTTTGTGATGAAG TTGGCAGGAGCTTCCTATATGGATATTcatgaagcaggaggagggatACATTTCACCGTGGAGCACACTCGGAATGCCTTAGAAGATGAGCTCTTCAGCAGCTTCAGACACCGGCTGCTACGCATGCTCAGAGCAGGCTCCACTTTGGTCGAATGCAAAAGTGGATATGGGTTAAACCTGGAAACGGAAGTTAAGATGCTGAGAGTGATTGAACGGGCTCGGAGGGAGTTGGACATAGGCATTTCCTCTACTTACTGCGGAGCTCATTCTGTTCCTAA GGGAAAAAGTGCCATTGAAGCCACAGATGACATTGTTAGCATCCACCTTCCTAAACTGAAGCAACTGGAGCTTAATGGTGAGATTCATATTGACAATATAGATGTTTTCTGTGAGAAGGGAGTCTTTGATCTGCCTTCAACCCGAAGAATTCTTCAGGCTGGGAAAGATTTAGGGTTACAGATCAACTTCCATGGGGATGAACTGCATCCAATGAAAAGCGCTGAG CTTGGAGCTGAACTAGGAGCTCAGGCTGTCAGCCATCTAGAAGAAATCAGTGATGAAGGTATTGCTGCAATGGCCCAGGCGAAGTGTGCAGCAGTCCTGTTACCAACCACTGCCTATATACTGAG atTAAAGCAGCCTCAAGCTAGAAAAATGTTAAAAGAAGGAGTGATTGTCGCTCTTGGCAGTGATTTTAACCCAAATGCTTATTGCTGTTCCATG CTCATGGTTATGCACCTGGCCTGTGTAAACATGAAGATGTCCATGAAAGAGGCTTTAGCTGCTGCCACCATCAATGCAGCTTATGCTCTTGGGAAATCGCACATGCATGGCTCCATAGAAACTGGCAAGCAAGGAGACCTCATTATCATCAACTCACCAAG GTGGGAACACTTGATTTACCAGTTCGGCGGCCATCAAGAACTGATTGAATACGTAATTGTTAAAGGAAAAGTTGTTTATAAAAACGACAATGTTCTGGGCTACTGA
- the AMDHD1 gene encoding probable imidazolonepropionase isoform X2, protein MVSVLVGLFSETVVYRLRATQEPFASNFQEHLLKKSLIVQENASYQLAGASYMDIHEAGGGIHFTVEHTRNALEDELFSSFRHRLLRMLRAGSTLVECKSGYGLNLETEVKMLRVIERARRELDIGISSTYCGAHSVPKGKSAIEATDDIVSIHLPKLKQLELNGEIHIDNIDVFCEKGVFDLPSTRRILQAGKDLGLQINFHGDELHPMKSAELGAELGAQAVSHLEEISDEGIAAMAQAKCAAVLLPTTAYILRLKQPQARKMLKEGVIVALGSDFNPNAYCCSMLMVMHLACVNMKMSMKEALAAATINAAYALGKSHMHGSIETGKQGDLIIINSPRWEHLIYQFGGHQELIEYVIVKGKVVYKNDNVLGY, encoded by the exons atggtaagCGTTTTGGTCGGTTTATTTTCAGAGACGGTTGTATACAGGCTGCGGGCGACTCAAGAGCCATTCGCAAGCAATTTTCAGGAGCATCTTTTGAAAAAGTCATTGATTGTTCAGGAAAATGCATCTTACCAG TTGGCAGGAGCTTCCTATATGGATATTcatgaagcaggaggagggatACATTTCACCGTGGAGCACACTCGGAATGCCTTAGAAGATGAGCTCTTCAGCAGCTTCAGACACCGGCTGCTACGCATGCTCAGAGCAGGCTCCACTTTGGTCGAATGCAAAAGTGGATATGGGTTAAACCTGGAAACGGAAGTTAAGATGCTGAGAGTGATTGAACGGGCTCGGAGGGAGTTGGACATAGGCATTTCCTCTACTTACTGCGGAGCTCATTCTGTTCCTAA GGGAAAAAGTGCCATTGAAGCCACAGATGACATTGTTAGCATCCACCTTCCTAAACTGAAGCAACTGGAGCTTAATGGTGAGATTCATATTGACAATATAGATGTTTTCTGTGAGAAGGGAGTCTTTGATCTGCCTTCAACCCGAAGAATTCTTCAGGCTGGGAAAGATTTAGGGTTACAGATCAACTTCCATGGGGATGAACTGCATCCAATGAAAAGCGCTGAG CTTGGAGCTGAACTAGGAGCTCAGGCTGTCAGCCATCTAGAAGAAATCAGTGATGAAGGTATTGCTGCAATGGCCCAGGCGAAGTGTGCAGCAGTCCTGTTACCAACCACTGCCTATATACTGAG atTAAAGCAGCCTCAAGCTAGAAAAATGTTAAAAGAAGGAGTGATTGTCGCTCTTGGCAGTGATTTTAACCCAAATGCTTATTGCTGTTCCATG CTCATGGTTATGCACCTGGCCTGTGTAAACATGAAGATGTCCATGAAAGAGGCTTTAGCTGCTGCCACCATCAATGCAGCTTATGCTCTTGGGAAATCGCACATGCATGGCTCCATAGAAACTGGCAAGCAAGGAGACCTCATTATCATCAACTCACCAAG GTGGGAACACTTGATTTACCAGTTCGGCGGCCATCAAGAACTGATTGAATACGTAATTGTTAAAGGAAAAGTTGTTTATAAAAACGACAATGTTCTGGGCTACTGA